Proteins encoded by one window of Halorussus salinus:
- a CDS encoding AMP-dependent synthetase/ligase — MEWRDAEREYEDEVVGRSTMSRLFEESAARHENRPAQQYKGGVYDRSLVGAAISAAADGEFRSLSYAETRDIVRSLAAGFRELGVEEDDRVGIFADTRMEWAHADFGLLAAGAVVTTVYRGSSPRQVEYLLGDPDADGVVVENGELLDRVVQVQDSLDLEFAVVMDELGREGEATADEAAFEVHTLGDLYDRGSEAFDPDEYESWLDSRDPEDLATLIYTSGTTGQPKGVQLTHWNFRANVNQCYKRFGPRPDKGDLPVIDESASTVSFLPLAHVLERLAGHFLMFAAGATVAYAEDPETLQEDFQKVEPTTGTSVPRVYERMYDAIREQAESSPVSERLFEWATEVGREYFETETPSLGLRAKRAVADKLVFRKVRNGLGGNIDFLISGGGSLSPDLCALYHGMGLPILEGYGLTETAPVVAVNPPEEPKVGTIGTPVVDEEVRVDSSVVSAETFEDSEGEVGELLVRGPNVTDGYWEMPDATDRAFTEAEDSSERWFRTGDIVELRPDDYIEFRERAKELLVLSTGKNVAPGPIEDAFAASEVVEQVVVVGDGHKFVSALVVPNFEGVRKRADSEGIELPDDDRELTRNETVREWMDEEVESVNGRFESHEQIKQFRVVGEEFTEDNDLLTPTMKKKRRNILERFADEIDEIYEREYESA; from the coding sequence ATGGAGTGGCGTGACGCCGAACGGGAGTACGAGGACGAAGTGGTCGGCCGGTCCACGATGTCGCGGCTGTTCGAGGAGAGCGCGGCCCGACACGAGAACCGTCCGGCCCAGCAGTACAAGGGCGGGGTGTACGACCGGTCGCTCGTCGGGGCGGCCATCAGCGCGGCCGCCGACGGGGAGTTTCGCTCGCTCTCGTACGCCGAGACGCGCGATATCGTCCGGTCACTGGCGGCCGGGTTCCGCGAGTTGGGCGTCGAGGAGGACGACCGCGTGGGCATCTTCGCCGACACGCGCATGGAGTGGGCGCACGCGGACTTCGGCCTGCTGGCGGCTGGCGCGGTCGTGACCACGGTCTACCGGGGGTCGTCGCCCCGTCAGGTCGAGTACCTGCTGGGCGACCCCGACGCCGACGGCGTGGTCGTGGAGAACGGCGAACTCCTCGATAGAGTCGTGCAGGTGCAGGACTCGCTGGACCTCGAATTCGCGGTTGTAATGGACGAACTCGGCCGAGAGGGCGAAGCTACCGCCGACGAGGCCGCCTTCGAGGTCCACACGCTCGGGGACCTCTACGACCGCGGGAGCGAGGCGTTCGACCCCGACGAGTACGAGTCGTGGCTCGATTCGCGCGACCCCGAGGACCTCGCGACGCTCATCTACACTTCCGGCACGACCGGCCAACCGAAGGGCGTCCAACTCACCCACTGGAACTTCCGGGCGAACGTCAATCAGTGTTACAAGCGGTTCGGTCCCCGGCCCGACAAGGGCGACCTGCCGGTCATCGACGAGAGCGCCAGTACGGTTTCGTTCCTCCCGCTGGCCCACGTCCTCGAACGACTCGCTGGCCACTTCCTGATGTTCGCCGCGGGCGCGACGGTGGCCTACGCCGAGGACCCCGAGACCCTACAGGAGGACTTCCAGAAGGTGGAACCGACCACCGGGACCAGCGTCCCGCGCGTCTACGAGCGCATGTACGACGCCATCCGCGAGCAGGCCGAGTCCTCGCCGGTCTCCGAGCGCCTGTTCGAGTGGGCAACCGAGGTCGGCCGCGAGTACTTCGAGACCGAGACCCCGAGTCTCGGACTGCGAGCCAAGCGCGCGGTCGCCGACAAACTCGTCTTCCGGAAGGTCCGGAACGGACTCGGCGGGAACATCGACTTCCTCATCAGCGGCGGCGGGAGCCTCTCGCCGGACCTCTGTGCGCTGTACCACGGGATGGGCCTGCCGATTCTGGAGGGGTACGGGCTGACCGAGACCGCCCCGGTCGTCGCGGTCAACCCGCCCGAGGAGCCCAAGGTCGGCACCATCGGGACCCCCGTGGTGGACGAGGAGGTCCGGGTCGATAGCTCGGTCGTCTCCGCGGAGACCTTCGAGGATTCGGAGGGTGAGGTCGGCGAGTTGCTCGTCCGCGGACCGAACGTCACCGACGGCTACTGGGAGATGCCCGACGCGACCGACCGCGCGTTTACCGAAGCCGAAGACTCGTCGGAACGCTGGTTCCGGACCGGCGACATCGTGGAACTGCGGCCCGACGACTACATCGAGTTCCGCGAGCGCGCCAAGGAACTGCTGGTCCTCTCGACCGGGAAGAACGTCGCGCCGGGTCCCATCGAGGACGCCTTCGCGGCCAGCGAGGTGGTCGAGCAGGTGGTCGTCGTCGGCGACGGCCACAAGTTCGTCTCCGCGCTCGTCGTGCCGAACTTCGAGGGCGTCCGCAAGCGCGCCGACAGCGAGGGAATCGAGTTGCCTGACGACGACCGGGAACTCACTCGGAACGAGACGGTCCGGGAGTGGATGGACGAAGAAGTCGAGTCGGTCAACGGACGGTTCGAGTCCCACGAGCAGATAAAGCAGTTCCGTGTGGTCGGCGAGGAGTTCACCGAGGACAACGACCTGCTGACCCCGACGATGAAGAAGAAGCGCCGCAACATCTTGGAGCGGTTCGCCGACGAGATAGACGAGATCTACGAGCGCGAGTACGAGAGCGCCTGA
- a CDS encoding Gfo/Idh/MocA family protein, with product MGVQTEPVRIGIVGAGNRGQNHAARYDGIPGAEVVAVADIDEPKAQALAEECGAESYAAHGAMLDAAALDAVNVCVHATLHADIAVDALEAGAAVFCEKPMADDYAAAKRIADAADRTGNPLAVQNQLLYTKETLAAKSLADAGALGEVYHATAARSPGLAFTGEGWPEETPLGARRRGTPYVDGYGSPAFLDEEAAGGGVVLDLGSYTVGQLLYLLGAAKSARGGPVSDPPRADGPPASHPQSLDLPEVERVRAETFRTVPDRFEEGTEYQRRIEETDYDVEDVAVAFATLADGSVLSVRASWSRYMEGESSALVGTRGGVRLDPFEYYATVGDVEMTASADLEEYLFRQQYLRGERGEAAYDAGLWADPLYHWVADLLGHREAPPTADIALESMVLLDGIYRSADLGREVSRDEITRPDGSEE from the coding sequence ATGGGAGTGCAAACCGAGCCAGTCCGAATCGGCATCGTGGGCGCGGGCAATCGCGGCCAGAATCACGCGGCGCGCTACGACGGGATTCCCGGCGCGGAGGTCGTCGCCGTCGCCGACATCGACGAACCCAAAGCGCAGGCACTCGCCGAGGAGTGCGGCGCGGAGAGCTACGCCGCCCACGGCGCGATGCTCGACGCGGCGGCCCTCGACGCGGTGAACGTCTGCGTCCACGCGACCCTCCACGCCGACATCGCGGTAGACGCCCTCGAAGCGGGCGCGGCCGTCTTCTGCGAGAAGCCGATGGCCGACGACTACGCCGCGGCGAAGCGCATCGCCGACGCCGCCGACCGGACCGGCAACCCGCTCGCGGTCCAGAACCAGTTGCTCTACACCAAGGAGACGCTGGCCGCGAAGTCGCTGGCCGACGCGGGCGCGCTCGGCGAGGTCTACCACGCCACCGCGGCCCGGTCGCCCGGACTGGCGTTCACCGGCGAGGGCTGGCCCGAGGAGACGCCCCTCGGCGCGCGCCGCCGCGGCACGCCCTACGTGGACGGCTACGGCTCGCCCGCCTTCCTCGACGAGGAGGCCGCGGGCGGCGGCGTCGTCCTCGACTTGGGGAGCTACACCGTCGGGCAACTGCTGTACCTGCTAGGGGCGGCGAAGTCGGCGCGCGGTGGGCCGGTGAGCGACCCGCCGCGCGCCGACGGGCCGCCCGCGAGCCACCCCCAGTCTCTCGACCTCCCCGAAGTCGAGCGCGTCCGGGCCGAGACGTTCCGGACCGTGCCCGACCGATTCGAGGAGGGAACCGAGTACCAACGCCGCATCGAGGAGACCGACTACGACGTGGAGGACGTGGCGGTCGCGTTCGCCACCCTCGCCGACGGGTCGGTCCTCTCGGTCCGGGCGAGTTGGTCGCGCTACATGGAGGGAGAGTCGAGTGCCCTCGTCGGCACTCGCGGGGGCGTCCGCTTGGACCCCTTCGAGTACTACGCGACGGTCGGCGACGTGGAGATGACGGCGAGCGCCGACTTGGAGGAGTACCTCTTTCGCCAGCAGTATCTGCGGGGCGAGCGCGGCGAAGCGGCCTACGACGCGGGACTGTGGGCCGACCCGCTCTACCACTGGGTCGCCGACCTGCTGGGCCACCGCGAGGCTCCGCCGACCGCCGACATCGCGCTGGAGTCGATGGTTCTCCTCGACGGTATCTACCGCTCGGCGGACCTCGGCCGGGAGGTCTCCCGCGACGAGATAACGCGGCCCGACGGGAGCGAGGAGTGA
- a CDS encoding DNA methyltransferase family protein, producing the protein MTDAGLAERWGRESALYEEYRDAALDLLATDEEFRAARSEWGRFFVTSHGDALADGDRPNAGSDRSNAATDRPTAPKDELFVDSLYYDFVVDRIVAVAEREFEFRLVNREPRANTDALSFAFRALHDRVADEIDSLASDARAAGERGAETDPIAASLTAADLRAADADFLRTLYENVVSRELRLALGEYHTPRGVAQLAVDALDVADYEAATFLDPGCGSGVFPSVCIERKIAAMEDTHSPDEILANVTSTVVGIDLNPVAVTSTKLHYLLSLVDLLDAADGPRELELPVFLTDALGLTREDPIRFRGEEFDPDADHLVGNPPWIPWSRLPERVKACWRDRDADPDAPDLLPHDGAASRLGFANDDVSLPFVWTCIDRYLTDGGGASFVLKRAVSKGPAGKLLRTLRVGDRPLALERVHDFNGLRPFGEEVGANAAVYALRADADHEFPVETTSWTKSEETDRAPDFATREAMARSLDREETALVPVDEAEPASAWVRADAERAALGDCAHEIRHGVKDDAQAVFSIDRERVADLENEFVYPYVKSRHVVKYGLFGHELRLVPLRKANEDNEAELREECPNTYDYLESRRDELEARSSSWLDKGPFYNVFGLGEYTWSEYKVAWCRLGFKPHFAVVSTVEDDDLGEKQVVPGDHFMFVAADSEEEAHFLCALLNSAPYQRSLKHVASEGKASLSKSVVSNLALPEYRGTESQRRLADLSMQAHQIVPEHTDTSKRAYNATTIPELESLQAEIDRLVEEELAEADGGSEADDREDWGDRTEDDPTAGTFFQPERS; encoded by the coding sequence ATGACGGACGCCGGACTCGCCGAGCGGTGGGGCCGCGAGAGCGCGCTGTACGAGGAGTACCGCGACGCCGCACTCGACCTGCTGGCGACCGACGAGGAGTTCCGGGCCGCCCGGTCGGAGTGGGGCCGGTTCTTCGTGACCAGCCACGGCGACGCGCTCGCGGACGGAGACCGACCGAACGCCGGGAGCGACCGGTCGAACGCCGCGACCGACCGGCCGACCGCCCCGAAAGACGAACTGTTCGTGGACTCGCTGTACTACGACTTCGTGGTGGACCGCATCGTCGCTGTCGCCGAGCGCGAGTTCGAGTTCCGACTCGTCAACCGGGAACCGCGGGCCAACACCGACGCGCTCTCGTTCGCGTTTCGGGCGTTGCACGACCGCGTGGCCGACGAAATCGACTCGCTCGCCAGCGACGCGCGAGCCGCTGGCGAGCGCGGAGCAGAGACCGACCCCATCGCGGCGTCGCTCACGGCCGCCGACCTCCGGGCGGCCGACGCCGACTTCCTGCGGACCCTCTACGAGAACGTCGTCTCCCGCGAGTTGCGACTCGCACTCGGGGAGTACCACACGCCCCGAGGAGTCGCCCAACTCGCGGTGGACGCCCTCGACGTGGCCGACTACGAGGCCGCGACGTTTCTGGACCCCGGATGCGGGTCGGGGGTGTTCCCCTCGGTCTGCATCGAGCGGAAAATCGCCGCGATGGAAGACACCCACTCGCCCGACGAGATACTGGCGAACGTCACCTCGACCGTCGTCGGCATCGACTTGAACCCCGTCGCGGTCACGAGTACGAAGTTGCACTACCTGCTGTCGCTGGTGGACCTCCTCGACGCCGCCGACGGTCCCCGCGAACTCGAACTGCCGGTCTTCCTGACCGACGCGCTCGGCCTGACCCGCGAGGACCCGATTCGGTTCCGGGGCGAGGAGTTCGACCCCGACGCCGACCACCTCGTCGGGAACCCGCCGTGGATTCCGTGGAGTCGCCTCCCCGAGCGCGTGAAGGCTTGCTGGCGCGACCGCGACGCCGACCCCGACGCGCCCGACCTGCTCCCCCACGACGGCGCGGCGTCGCGCCTCGGGTTCGCCAACGACGACGTGTCGCTCCCGTTCGTCTGGACCTGCATCGACCGCTACCTGACCGACGGGGGCGGCGCGAGTTTCGTCCTCAAGCGCGCCGTCTCGAAGGGTCCCGCCGGGAAACTCCTCCGGACGCTCCGCGTGGGCGACCGACCGCTCGCGCTCGAACGAGTCCACGACTTCAACGGTCTCCGGCCCTTCGGCGAGGAGGTCGGGGCGAACGCCGCCGTCTACGCGCTCCGGGCCGACGCCGACCACGAGTTTCCCGTCGAGACGACTTCGTGGACCAAATCCGAGGAGACCGACCGCGCGCCCGACTTCGCCACGCGCGAGGCGATGGCCCGGAGCCTCGACCGCGAGGAGACCGCGCTGGTCCCGGTGGACGAGGCCGAACCCGCGTCGGCGTGGGTCCGCGCGGACGCCGAACGCGCCGCGCTCGGCGACTGCGCCCACGAGATTCGCCACGGGGTCAAGGACGACGCCCAAGCCGTCTTCTCCATCGACCGCGAGCGGGTGGCCGACCTCGAAAACGAGTTCGTCTACCCCTACGTCAAGTCGCGCCACGTCGTCAAGTACGGGCTGTTCGGCCACGAGTTGCGCCTCGTGCCGCTCCGGAAGGCCAACGAGGACAACGAAGCCGAGTTGCGCGAGGAGTGTCCGAACACCTACGACTACCTCGAATCCCGCCGCGACGAGTTGGAAGCGCGCTCCTCGTCGTGGCTCGACAAGGGGCCGTTCTACAACGTCTTCGGTCTCGGCGAGTACACGTGGAGCGAGTACAAGGTCGCGTGGTGTCGCCTCGGGTTCAAACCGCACTTCGCGGTCGTCTCAACCGTCGAGGACGACGACTTGGGCGAGAAGCAGGTCGTTCCGGGCGACCACTTCATGTTCGTCGCGGCCGACAGCGAAGAGGAGGCCCACTTCCTCTGTGCCCTGCTCAACTCCGCGCCGTACCAGCGGTCGCTGAAACACGTCGCCTCCGAGGGGAAGGCAAGCCTCTCGAAGTCGGTCGTCTCGAACCTCGCGCTCCCCGAGTACCGGGGCACCGAGAGCCAGCGACGGCTCGCCGACCTCTCGATGCAGGCTCACCAAATCGTGCCCGAACACACCGACACCTCCAAGCGCGCCTACAATGCGACGACGATTCCGGAGTTAGAGTCGTTACAGGCCGAAATCGACCGGCTCGTGGAGGAGGAGCTGGCCGAGGCCGACGGCGGGAGCGAAGCGGACGACCGAGAAGACTGGGGCGACCGGACCGAGGACGACCCGACCGCCGGGACTTTCTTCCAACCCGAACGTTCTTGA
- a CDS encoding cation:proton antiporter domain-containing protein gives MAAEGGALVPIVAAIIGLGVGAQVLADRFQVPSVLFLILAGIIIGPEGLRIITPEAFGGALSAIVGLSVAIIVFEGAFHLTVEKLREAPRETVKLVTIGAIVALVGTAAVVRFALGVGWDVAMLVGSLLVATGPTVITPILEVVPARDRVEIALETEGVVNDVTAAILAVVTFEVVVLENPTVNAVVSDFVRRLGIGVLVGLVVAAIVWYLLRYVDLSPTNAPQNARLITLAGALVAFGSANTLAAEAGIAAVATAGIVLGNADVPYKEDIEAFKGDITLLVLSFVFIALAALLQFENLLALGLGGLVVVAAVALLIRPLGVLLSTTGDRYTINERIFMSAVGPRGIIPASVATLFAVQLQNQGLNETANVLVGTVFLVILATVVFEGGFARHIAEYLDVIPMRVIIVGGGKVGRSLAERLEDRGENVVIIERDQEMVQLARSEDFTVHHGDGTDTEVLRSAGANNAKIVVAATGDDDANLLVAQLSNSKFDAETVIARANNPDNVDAFEDLGVKTIDASSATAWAIDNVIERPALSDWMTELGRSGDVQEIEVTADDMVGKTIAELDDELPNGVLIALVGRDGESEVPNEEFTLQHGDHITFLGRKESVRQAINRCHPRA, from the coding sequence GTGGCAGCAGAAGGTGGCGCACTTGTCCCGATCGTCGCCGCAATCATCGGTCTCGGTGTGGGAGCGCAGGTCTTAGCCGACCGTTTTCAAGTGCCCAGCGTGCTGTTTCTCATCCTCGCGGGTATCATCATCGGCCCCGAGGGTCTACGGATAATCACGCCCGAAGCGTTCGGTGGTGCGCTGTCGGCCATCGTCGGCCTCTCGGTCGCAATCATCGTCTTCGAGGGAGCGTTCCACCTCACCGTCGAGAAGCTTCGTGAGGCTCCTCGGGAGACGGTGAAACTCGTGACCATCGGTGCCATCGTCGCGCTGGTCGGCACCGCGGCCGTGGTCCGGTTCGCGCTCGGGGTCGGTTGGGACGTGGCGATGCTCGTCGGGTCGCTGCTGGTCGCGACCGGTCCGACGGTCATCACGCCCATCTTGGAAGTGGTCCCCGCCCGCGACCGCGTCGAAATCGCGCTCGAAACCGAGGGCGTCGTCAACGACGTGACCGCCGCGATTCTGGCGGTCGTGACGTTCGAGGTAGTCGTCCTCGAGAACCCGACGGTCAACGCAGTCGTCTCCGACTTCGTCCGACGGCTCGGCATCGGCGTCCTCGTCGGCCTCGTCGTCGCCGCAATCGTCTGGTACCTGCTCCGGTACGTGGACCTCTCGCCGACCAACGCCCCCCAGAACGCGCGACTCATCACGCTGGCGGGTGCGCTGGTCGCGTTCGGCAGCGCCAACACGCTGGCCGCCGAGGCCGGAATCGCGGCGGTCGCCACGGCAGGTATCGTCCTCGGTAACGCCGACGTTCCGTACAAGGAGGACATCGAGGCGTTCAAGGGCGACATCACCCTGCTCGTCCTCTCGTTCGTGTTCATCGCGCTGGCGGCCCTGCTCCAGTTCGAGAACCTGCTGGCGCTCGGACTCGGCGGCCTCGTCGTCGTCGCGGCCGTGGCGCTCCTCATCCGGCCGCTCGGCGTCCTCCTCTCGACGACCGGCGACCGTTACACCATCAACGAGCGCATCTTCATGAGCGCGGTCGGACCGCGGGGCATCATCCCGGCGTCGGTCGCCACGCTGTTCGCGGTCCAACTGCAGAATCAGGGCCTGAACGAAACTGCGAACGTCCTCGTCGGGACCGTCTTCCTCGTCATCTTGGCGACGGTCGTGTTCGAGGGCGGATTCGCTCGACACATCGCGGAGTACTTAGACGTGATACCCATGCGTGTAATCATCGTAGGAGGCGGGAAGGTGGGCCGCTCGCTCGCCGAACGCCTCGAAGATCGCGGCGAAAACGTGGTCATCATCGAGAGAGACCAAGAGATGGTACAGCTCGCCCGCAGTGAGGACTTCACCGTCCATCACGGGGACGGAACCGACACCGAAGTCCTCAGAAGCGCGGGTGCGAACAACGCGAAGATCGTCGTCGCCGCGACGGGCGACGACGACGCGAACCTGCTCGTCGCACAGCTCTCGAACTCGAAGTTCGACGCCGAGACTGTCATTGCGCGGGCCAACAACCCCGACAACGTCGACGCCTTCGAGGACCTCGGCGTGAAGACCATCGACGCCTCGTCGGCGACCGCGTGGGCCATCGACAACGTCATCGAGCGCCCGGCGCTATCGGACTGGATGACGGAACTCGGCCGGTCGGGCGACGTACAGGAGATAGAGGTCACGGCCGACGACATGGTCGGCAAGACCATCGCGGAACTCGACGACGAACTCCCGAACGGCGTCCTCATCGCGCTGGTCGGCCGGGACGGCGAGAGCGAGGTGCCGAACGAGGAGTTCACCCTCCAGCACGGCGACCACATCACCTTCCTCGGCCGGAAGGAGTCGGTCCGGCAGGCCATCAATCGGTGTCACCCGCGGGCCTGA
- a CDS encoding PQQ-dependent sugar dehydrogenase, which yields MSNDTDADRNHDSNDEQDRNTDHDRNDATRSDDQRRANTSRRTVLQGVAAGSVAGLGGLAAGRDPEGEPAGARQETTTQQGGGDGFFEEGTEVGTQVVADGDLTAPTDFAVAQGQNDRQYVTDQTGQVYVVTPDGLRDEPFVDVSDRMVELGRFYGLYASDTQDYDERGLLGIDFHPNFQENRKFYLHYSAPPTDELRTINWDHIEVVSEFRATEDLSSGDPDSERELLRLPHPQYNHDAGPMAFGPDGYLYVPMGDGGGANDNMYGHVPDWYDRNTGGNGQDIVHNLLGDILRIDVDSEGENTPYGIPDDNPFAGDAPGRDEIYAYGFRNPFGISFDSDGNMFVADAGQNLWEEADVVERGGNYGWNVKEGTHCFSTEQPGSADAITDCPQNAPDQPHGGGPLLDPVVEFPHQYQNEWVGITIVGGHRYEQSTISGMQGKYVYGVWTEDPTRQEPQGRILTADPPEDFGQGGGTQTTAAAEETTTAGNETTATGEQTTTQEAALQDQTTTEGGETTTADDGQVVPRDELWEMRELRITGGFDWFVRQFGRGADGEIYVLVSKRGVPEGDTGAVLKLVPPGEGDGEQTTTGGGETTTAADETTTVDTDETTTVDTGETTTVDTGETTAAAQDR from the coding sequence ATGAGTAACGACACTGATGCGGACCGGAATCACGACTCGAACGACGAACAAGACCGGAATACCGACCACGACCGAAACGACGCGACGCGAAGCGACGACCAGCGCCGAGCGAACACCTCGCGGCGAACCGTCTTACAGGGGGTCGCCGCCGGGTCCGTCGCCGGACTGGGCGGTCTCGCGGCCGGACGCGACCCCGAAGGCGAACCCGCCGGAGCGCGACAGGAGACGACGACACAGCAGGGCGGAGGAGACGGCTTCTTCGAGGAGGGCACCGAAGTCGGCACGCAAGTCGTCGCCGACGGGGACCTGACCGCGCCGACTGACTTCGCCGTCGCGCAGGGCCAGAACGACCGCCAGTACGTCACCGACCAGACCGGGCAGGTGTACGTCGTCACGCCCGACGGCCTGCGGGACGAACCGTTCGTGGACGTGAGCGACCGGATGGTCGAGTTGGGGCGGTTCTACGGGCTGTACGCCTCCGACACGCAGGATTACGACGAGCGCGGACTGCTGGGCATCGACTTCCACCCGAACTTCCAAGAGAACCGGAAGTTCTACCTCCACTACAGCGCGCCGCCGACCGACGAGTTGCGGACCATCAACTGGGACCACATCGAAGTCGTCTCGGAGTTCCGAGCGACCGAGGACCTCTCGTCGGGGGACCCGGACAGCGAGCGCGAACTCCTCCGACTTCCGCATCCGCAGTACAACCACGACGCCGGACCGATGGCGTTCGGTCCCGACGGCTACCTCTACGTGCCGATGGGCGACGGGGGCGGCGCGAACGACAACATGTACGGCCACGTTCCCGACTGGTACGACCGGAACACCGGCGGCAACGGACAGGACATCGTCCACAACCTGCTGGGCGACATCCTCCGCATCGACGTGGACAGCGAGGGCGAGAACACGCCCTACGGCATCCCGGACGACAACCCCTTCGCGGGCGACGCGCCGGGCCGCGACGAAATTTACGCCTACGGGTTCCGCAACCCGTTCGGCATCTCGTTCGACAGCGACGGCAACATGTTCGTCGCGGACGCGGGCCAGAACCTCTGGGAGGAGGCCGACGTGGTAGAGCGCGGGGGCAACTACGGTTGGAACGTCAAGGAGGGCACTCACTGCTTCAGCACGGAGCAACCGGGGAGCGCGGACGCCATCACCGACTGTCCGCAGAACGCGCCCGACCAACCGCACGGCGGCGGCCCGCTTCTGGACCCCGTGGTGGAGTTTCCCCACCAGTACCAAAACGAGTGGGTCGGCATCACCATCGTCGGCGGGCATCGCTACGAGCAATCGACCATCTCCGGGATGCAGGGCAAGTACGTCTACGGCGTCTGGACCGAGGACCCGACCCGACAGGAACCGCAGGGCCGGATTCTGACCGCGGACCCGCCGGAGGACTTCGGGCAGGGCGGCGGGACCCAGACGACTGCGGCGGCAGAAGAGACCACTACGGCAGGAAACGAAACCACCGCGACGGGCGAACAGACGACGACCCAAGAGGCCGCACTCCAAGACCAGACCACGACCGAGGGCGGCGAGACGACCACGGCGGACGACGGGCAGGTCGTCCCGCGCGACGAACTCTGGGAGATGCGAGAACTCCGGATTACCGGCGGATTCGACTGGTTCGTCCGGCAGTTCGGACGGGGTGCCGACGGGGAAATCTACGTCCTCGTGAGCAAGCGCGGCGTCCCCGAGGGCGACACCGGCGCGGTACTGAAGTTGGTGCCGCCGGGCGAAGGCGACGGCGAACAGACGACCACGGGAGGCGGCGAGACGACTACGGCCGCCGACGAGACCACGACGGTCGATACCGACGAGACCACCACGGTCGATACCGGCGAGACCACCACGGTCGATACCGGCGAGACCACCGCGGCCGCACAGGACCGCTAA
- a CDS encoding halocin C8-like domain-containing protein gives MSDNGPSRRSVLKGMGGAGVTGIAGMFSASVAAAEGPDEDPITMLEKGRKMALARDLARTEQFDTLMEVANEEGYEFSWHLDNLDAARVEAGDFRRELVAYNFDTADGERAAVVVGRDLDTRNVELAQLDFEQYDDEGVYQKTERYEAATSVEATQLGAATTDSGVSHTTIEPDGDALKSFARQDVSAADWTDFPDFLNISYCSGCYWAANKTCRLLCSTVGAFACGALGVTVVGAVSCVTFVKAVCYVVNYVSGCGDDLGATICKGGLNVCDDDASGDIVDVDIPYL, from the coding sequence ATGTCTGACAACGGACCAAGTAGACGAAGCGTACTGAAAGGAATGGGCGGCGCTGGCGTCACCGGCATCGCGGGGATGTTCTCGGCGTCGGTCGCGGCGGCGGAGGGTCCCGACGAGGACCCCATCACGATGCTGGAGAAGGGCCGGAAGATGGCTCTCGCGCGGGACCTCGCGCGGACCGAGCAGTTCGATACCCTGATGGAAGTCGCCAACGAGGAGGGCTACGAGTTCTCGTGGCACCTCGACAACCTCGACGCCGCGCGCGTCGAAGCGGGCGACTTCCGGCGGGAACTGGTCGCGTACAACTTCGACACCGCCGACGGCGAGCGCGCGGCGGTCGTCGTCGGTCGGGACCTCGATACGCGCAACGTCGAACTCGCGCAACTCGACTTCGAGCAGTACGACGACGAGGGCGTCTACCAGAAGACCGAGCGGTACGAGGCGGCGACCTCGGTCGAGGCGACCCAACTCGGCGCGGCCACGACCGACAGCGGCGTCTCCCACACCACCATCGAACCGGACGGCGACGCGCTCAAGTCGTTCGCACGGCAGGACGTGAGCGCCGCGGACTGGACCGACTTCCCCGACTTCCTGAACATCAGCTACTGTAGCGGCTGTTACTGGGCGGCGAACAAGACCTGTCGGCTCCTCTGTAGCACGGTCGGTGCCTTCGCCTGCGGTGCGCTCGGCGTCACCGTCGTCGGTGCCGTCTCCTGTGTCACCTTCGTCAAGGCGGTCTGCTACGTCGTCAACTACGTCAGCGGCTGTGGCGACGACCTCGGCGCGACCATCTGTAAGGGTGGCCTGAACGTCTGCGACGACGACGCCTCCGGGGACATCGTAGACGTAGACATTCCGTATCTGTAA